From a single Candidatus Thorarchaeota archaeon genomic region:
- a CDS encoding CPBP family intramembrane metalloprotease gives MTAAIWEDRLRIILFMTLMLIYLEFSDLLPRAAPMELYGLVATVSFFATIFLMYVTVVAFLEWDGGKSISTLGLKTDSKTINQLLIGGLLGTAGAIVVILFALVFGGQLRPPSEITGDLITNEIIITSLVAFVEELTYRGYLLTRMERIWGRNHAILGSSLIFSLLHFGWWTPLGVIPLHLVILFTLNIFLGGVVLSFSYYVSGRRLWVPLGFHFMWNILAYVIFPVYPRDSVFLPEIFQIEWGVTTVVGFLFALSLVYVVVPLVASRSEKRKRERIK, from the coding sequence ATGACCGCTGCCATATGGGAAGACAGACTACGTATCATTCTCTTTATGACACTGATGCTCATCTATCTCGAGTTCTCCGATCTCTTACCAAGAGCAGCCCCAATGGAACTCTACGGGCTCGTTGCTACAGTTTCGTTCTTTGCAACCATATTTCTAATGTACGTCACAGTTGTTGCGTTTCTTGAATGGGATGGCGGCAAGTCGATCTCCACGCTTGGTCTCAAGACTGACTCTAAGACGATCAATCAATTACTCATCGGAGGACTTCTAGGCACAGCAGGGGCCATTGTAGTGATCCTATTTGCATTGGTCTTTGGCGGCCAATTACGACCGCCCTCGGAGATCACGGGAGACCTAATCACAAATGAGATAATCATCACATCGCTTGTTGCATTTGTCGAGGAACTCACGTATCGAGGATATCTGCTGACCCGTATGGAGCGAATCTGGGGGAGAAATCACGCAATCCTCGGTAGCTCTCTGATATTCTCGCTTCTACACTTTGGCTGGTGGACCCCTCTAGGAGTGATTCCACTTCATCTGGTCATTCTCTTCACGCTCAACATATTTCTGGGAGGCGTTGTACTCTCGTTCTCGTACTATGTCTCCGGAAGACGACTATGGGTCCCACTTGGATTCCACTTTATGTGGAATATTCTTGCATATGTGATCTTCCCCGTCTATCCACGAGATAGTGTGTTCTTGCCAGAGATATTTCAGATCGAATGGGGTGTGACAACGGTCGTTGGCTTTCTATTTGCTCTGTCGCTGGTCTATGTGGTAGTACCTCTTGTGGCCAGTAGAAGTGAAAAAAGAAAGAGAGAGCGGATCAAATAA
- a CDS encoding HEAT repeat domain-containing protein — translation MSETRRLLLEFETELLSSLAKKDKRVREELIRAFSDASEIVRERALIASIDLNDPTIVDDIAKALSDNEVDVRIAAAQALAWYHQPRTVPALLAGLKDSNTWVRSHCAVGLSKLMNGPIWARLKEDVINKFIASFPDMTNDEITLFMTDLGIHPDAIQQYLQWRKKDFDVEIDFSVVAEMESGPIILMGEGAEAETAVLSTHSGLALSPEVETILSELPRDMREKLPPEDLKRLTPETARELVDSLIGPTPSEKPKKKVKVRKVKRVRRVKKEPSKDELLAKLPPEVKASVSEDTLAMLSVEELEALLSTSVETEEEVVVEPETKRTRRKASSKAKKKESRKTTATTEVEKIPEDETERKKMLEQKYGKAKAELLSILPPDMLEGIPPEQIDEMDIDTLKDLTRALESH, via the coding sequence GTGTCGGAAACAAGACGCCTACTACTGGAGTTCGAAACTGAGCTTCTCAGTAGTCTTGCGAAAAAAGACAAGAGAGTGAGAGAGGAGCTTATTCGTGCATTCTCAGATGCATCGGAGATCGTTAGGGAACGCGCTCTTATCGCGTCAATCGATTTGAACGACCCGACTATAGTTGATGACATCGCTAAGGCACTATCGGATAATGAAGTCGATGTGAGAATTGCCGCAGCACAGGCTCTAGCATGGTATCACCAGCCTAGAACGGTTCCTGCTCTATTAGCAGGTCTTAAGGACTCTAATACATGGGTTCGTTCTCATTGTGCTGTGGGGCTCTCCAAGCTCATGAATGGGCCAATCTGGGCCCGTCTTAAAGAGGATGTGATTAACAAGTTCATTGCATCATTTCCAGATATGACCAATGATGAGATTACATTGTTCATGACCGATTTGGGAATTCATCCTGATGCAATCCAGCAATATTTGCAATGGCGGAAGAAGGACTTTGATGTGGAGATTGATTTCTCTGTTGTTGCAGAGATGGAGAGCGGTCCGATTATTCTGATGGGCGAGGGAGCAGAAGCAGAGACCGCAGTTCTCTCAACACATAGTGGGCTAGCACTCTCACCAGAAGTTGAGACTATTCTTTCTGAATTACCACGTGATATGCGAGAAAAGCTTCCCCCTGAAGATTTGAAACGCCTGACCCCCGAGACCGCGCGCGAGCTGGTGGACTCGCTCATTGGCCCGACGCCATCAGAAAAACCGAAGAAAAAGGTCAAGGTACGAAAAGTCAAACGTGTGCGTAGAGTAAAGAAAGAACCATCTAAAGACGAACTGCTAGCCAAGTTGCCTCCTGAGGTGAAGGCTTCTGTCTCGGAGGATACACTTGCTATGTTGAGTGTTGAAGAACTTGAAGCACTGCTGTCCACCTCCGTTGAGACTGAGGAGGAAGTTGTAGTCGAACCTGAAACGAAAAGGACCCGGCGTAAGGCGTCCTCTAAAGCGAAGAAGAAGGAATCACGTAAGACTACAGCGACCACGGAAGTTGAGAAGATTCCCGAAGATGAGACGGAACGTAAGAAGATGCTTGAGCAAAAGTACGGTAAGGCAAAGGCCGAACTTCTGTCCATTCTTCCTCCCGATATGCTAGAGGGGATACCCCCAGAGCAGATCGATGAGATGGATATTGATACGCTTAAGGATCTCACACGTGCGTTAGAATCGCACTGA
- a CDS encoding E2F family transcription factor, which translates to MTSKRKLVELARDTVELLKECGEEGIRSDEIATRLETPKRRVYDVIAVLKAMGFIKTTRRFDGTTVTWIDKMADFVPKKEYESMKATLDDVIDTRNKLQVQVAELKEQLRIAKTKTRSETQLIEAASKTEFNTTMLTIRALSTKGIKSVTDSGLEVIIETYEPGMTADPTEVKKDETKLLLKSFQRL; encoded by the coding sequence GTGACGTCTAAACGGAAACTCGTCGAACTCGCCAGAGATACAGTGGAATTGCTCAAAGAGTGTGGCGAAGAGGGAATCCGTAGTGATGAAATAGCTACAAGACTTGAAACCCCAAAGAGGAGAGTCTATGATGTCATTGCTGTACTAAAAGCAATGGGTTTCATAAAGACAACTCGTAGATTTGATGGCACCACAGTGACATGGATTGACAAGATGGCGGACTTTGTTCCAAAGAAGGAATATGAGTCTATGAAGGCGACACTTGATGATGTGATCGATACTCGTAACAAGCTCCAAGTTCAGGTAGCTGAACTCAAAGAGCAATTACGCATTGCAAAGACAAAGACCCGATCCGAGACACAACTCATCGAAGCCGCCTCAAAGACAGAATTCAATACAACAATGCTAACTATACGTGCACTCTCTACAAAGGGCATCAAGAGTGTGACAGACTCAGGGCTTGAGGTAATAATTGAGACCTATGAGCCGGGAATGACCGCGGATCCCACTGAGGTAAAAAAGGATGAGACCAAACTACTCCTAAAGAGCTTTCAACGGCTATAG
- a CDS encoding VWA domain-containing protein, giving the protein MIDSLVLDASLLMEGDIVEVSLYDEPMIALEFVEFGLRPLSEDANTDDLVARAVANVDSLEKMIDGRLVYPGMSFNWPELGVKVEIMNTRPPLSEKSFAKVAFEALRERTGYQFKTIGIPSPFNAILLIDTSGSMKTSDVPVRDIAHAREGLKDLAGDNPEVHSFLNRFKEGSNVSRAEAAAMAVLLYLAEKVGRGYGEKVAVITFEKEVNEMTFINSETGEVRPFVECTGADKALGIQMISTHVVDKVEEGGTLTDMGTALERASQVLEAFGDHSKPTMIIMLTDGIPTAGPPPLKILKERFTDRNRLVIYCIGLGNRAEIDEELMVAIAQYGNGTYRHVDNMRDLLEWYGRLAGEFAVIVRGRQS; this is encoded by the coding sequence ATGATTGACTCGCTGGTCTTGGATGCATCACTGCTGATGGAGGGTGATATTGTAGAGGTCTCATTGTATGACGAACCAATGATTGCCCTCGAATTTGTTGAATTTGGTCTTCGCCCGCTCAGTGAAGATGCAAATACTGACGATCTCGTGGCGCGAGCAGTGGCCAATGTGGACTCCCTTGAAAAGATGATTGATGGTCGCTTGGTCTATCCGGGAATGTCCTTCAATTGGCCCGAACTTGGTGTTAAGGTCGAAATCATGAACACGCGACCTCCCCTCTCGGAGAAGAGTTTTGCAAAGGTCGCTTTTGAGGCACTAAGAGAACGCACTGGCTATCAATTCAAGACGATAGGAATTCCCTCCCCGTTTAATGCGATCCTTCTCATTGATACCTCAGGTTCTATGAAGACCAGCGATGTACCTGTCCGTGATATTGCACATGCACGTGAAGGCCTCAAGGATCTCGCGGGCGATAATCCCGAGGTGCATTCCTTCCTTAACCGGTTCAAAGAGGGGTCAAATGTCAGCAGGGCAGAAGCGGCTGCAATGGCAGTCCTTCTCTATCTAGCTGAAAAAGTCGGGCGTGGCTATGGTGAGAAAGTAGCAGTGATCACTTTCGAGAAGGAGGTTAACGAGATGACCTTCATCAATTCCGAAACCGGTGAGGTCCGTCCCTTCGTTGAATGTACAGGCGCGGACAAGGCACTTGGCATCCAGATGATCAGTACTCACGTCGTCGATAAAGTAGAAGAGGGCGGAACACTGACAGACATGGGTACCGCTCTAGAACGGGCGAGCCAAGTGCTTGAGGCATTTGGGGATCATTCTAAGCCAACAATGATCATCATGTTGACCGATGGAATTCCCACAGCCGGCCCGCCACCGCTTAAGATACTCAAGGAACGCTTCACTGATAGGAATCGCCTTGTCATTTATTGCATCGGTCTTGGCAACCGTGCAGAGATCGATGAGGAACTGATGGTGGCAATAGCTCAGTATGGCAATGGCACCTATCGCCATGTGGACAATATGCGTGATCTTCTCGAATGGTATGGTCGTCTCGCCGGAGAGTTTGCTGTGATCGTACGAGGCCGACAATCATAG
- a CDS encoding slipin family protein: MELQTGLEPVLLSFLIAMVAVFLLMIIASGIKVLREWERVAILRLGKFRTIKGPGIIWIMPLLDKVAMKVSLRLQTYAFKTERSLTKDNVPVVVDAVMYFKVIDVEKAILSVERYTVAVELAAQTTLRETTGKVTLDELLSERDKIAMHLQELIDEKTEHWGVKVSAVEIRDVVIPTQLQDAMSREAQAERERRARITLAQAELEASQAMLQAARSYEESSIGLTLRTWNIMQEISKNASLIIMVPTNIPQVGTTVGTAAALSAGISGSKTTSNRGSNTS, encoded by the coding sequence GTGGAATTGCAAACAGGTTTAGAACCAGTACTATTATCGTTCCTAATCGCAATGGTGGCAGTGTTCTTGCTGATGATCATTGCAAGTGGAATCAAAGTCTTGCGAGAATGGGAGCGCGTAGCCATACTACGGCTTGGGAAATTCAGAACCATCAAGGGACCAGGTATCATCTGGATCATGCCCCTCTTGGATAAAGTCGCAATGAAGGTTTCGCTTCGACTGCAGACATACGCCTTCAAGACTGAGAGATCGCTCACAAAGGACAACGTGCCTGTTGTAGTCGATGCTGTGATGTATTTCAAGGTCATAGATGTTGAGAAGGCTATTCTGAGTGTTGAGAGATACACAGTCGCAGTTGAGCTTGCAGCTCAGACCACGCTCAGAGAAACAACAGGAAAAGTCACCCTCGATGAACTCCTTTCTGAACGTGATAAAATTGCGATGCATCTGCAAGAACTCATTGATGAGAAGACCGAGCACTGGGGTGTGAAGGTTTCAGCAGTTGAGATTCGTGATGTTGTCATTCCAACTCAACTTCAGGATGCAATGAGCAGGGAGGCACAGGCCGAACGTGAACGTCGTGCACGCATTACCCTTGCACAGGCCGAGCTCGAGGCCTCACAGGCAATGCTGCAGGCCGCCCGAAGCTATGAGGAGTCATCAATTGGTCTCACTCTGCGAACTTGGAACATCATGCAAGAGATCTCCAAGAATGCAAGCCTGATCATTATGGTACCTACAAATATTCCTCAGGTTGGAACGACAGTGGGTACGGCGGCAGCCCTGAGTGCAGGAATCAGTGGCTCCAAGACCACAAGCAATCGAGGATCTAACACATCATAA
- a CDS encoding amidohydrolase family protein: MLVVRATEDIPEQGLQKGDLLQFYIVDGHHHMGKEKTHRNMPSSAYEFYSMLWVELQKMAQSMRERDELLFEPIEVVPTDAARLVFESRDQWKRNSIGWLVDRTIAFPYTDDYCKSGFPKNASFRISNDRIASWTTQAPHSARVIGFARIDPMDAVNAASDLAVKELRRAILQLGLRGLKLHPLAQLFIDRMDSPPVIEVVSTAGSLDIPVLFDARNAKTIERITDLVEHIRDDGERPPRVIVGHCGMSPASGTLYQTISDPLVFGETSSLHDRDIPLLFKKAPNLIHDPTTSWSSKLLFGTDYSFLSVQAAEFILFLLSRDFPGTTSDIQKILAGNALSLVRRPYHAEGGKSQQMKHFITSNPQSKLLCCIVQKVIKRASEENWSLTSLDYMIPPVGTWPSVKTVAQGGRNGIETDSCIFSLKSREGNQIHVWIQPQPGNLYSCAVIPFSGNEGIRTLESNHLGANRHLMTELNRKSQMFETDELLCNALEHALSS; the protein is encoded by the coding sequence ATGTTAGTTGTCCGAGCCACGGAAGATATTCCTGAACAGGGATTGCAAAAGGGGGATCTCTTACAGTTCTACATTGTGGATGGCCATCACCATATGGGCAAGGAAAAGACCCATCGTAATATGCCGTCTTCCGCTTACGAGTTCTATTCCATGTTATGGGTAGAACTCCAAAAAATGGCTCAGTCCATGCGTGAGCGTGATGAACTTCTCTTCGAACCAATTGAGGTGGTACCAACCGATGCTGCAAGGCTTGTCTTCGAGAGCAGAGATCAATGGAAACGCAATAGCATAGGGTGGCTCGTTGACAGAACAATCGCATTTCCATATACGGATGATTACTGCAAGTCGGGATTCCCCAAGAATGCTAGCTTCCGTATCTCAAATGATCGCATCGCAAGCTGGACCACTCAGGCCCCACACTCAGCACGGGTCATTGGTTTCGCGCGGATTGACCCAATGGATGCGGTCAATGCGGCCTCGGATCTTGCAGTCAAAGAACTCCGGCGAGCAATATTGCAGTTAGGTCTCAGAGGATTAAAACTCCACCCGCTTGCCCAGCTCTTTATTGACCGAATGGACAGTCCTCCAGTGATCGAAGTGGTGTCGACCGCGGGAAGTCTAGACATTCCAGTTCTCTTTGATGCACGAAATGCGAAGACCATTGAACGCATCACCGATCTTGTAGAACATATCCGTGATGATGGTGAGAGACCACCACGAGTGATAGTCGGCCACTGCGGCATGAGCCCAGCCTCAGGAACTCTATATCAGACCATATCGGACCCACTAGTGTTTGGTGAGACCTCATCGCTCCATGACAGAGACATTCCACTTCTGTTCAAAAAGGCGCCGAATCTCATTCATGATCCGACCACATCGTGGTCAAGCAAACTTCTCTTCGGTACAGATTATTCGTTTCTCTCAGTTCAGGCTGCAGAATTCATACTCTTTCTACTATCTCGTGACTTTCCCGGAACGACCTCAGACATTCAGAAAATACTCGCAGGCAACGCACTCTCACTTGTGCGACGACCCTATCATGCGGAGGGTGGCAAGTCACAACAGATGAAGCACTTCATAACCTCCAATCCTCAGAGCAAACTCTTGTGCTGTATAGTTCAAAAGGTCATCAAGCGTGCCAGTGAGGAGAATTGGTCATTAACCTCTCTCGACTACATGATTCCACCAGTCGGAACATGGCCATCTGTCAAGACTGTGGCACAGGGAGGGCGTAATGGCATTGAAACCGATTCCTGCATTTTCTCGCTCAAATCACGGGAGGGAAATCAAATTCATGTCTGGATACAGCCGCAGCCGGGAAACCTCTATAGCTGTGCAGTGATACCCTTCTCGGGAAATGAGGGAATCAGGACACTGGAATCAAATCATCTTGGCGCCAATCGGCATTTGATGACAGAACTGAACCGAAAGAGCCAGATGTTTGAGACTGATGAATTACTGTGCAATGCGCTTGAGCACGCGTTATCATCATAA
- a CDS encoding cyclic 2,3-diphosphoglycerate synthase: MSRKKVIIMGAAGRDFHNFNVFFRDNEDYEVVAFTAEQIPGIEDRIYPPELSGRLYPDGIKIYPEEKLPELVEKFKPEQCVLAYSDLPYSTVGHKIAWVNSLGPDMRLMGPETTMIKSKKPVLAVCAIRTGCGKSQTSRRVNKILIDLGLKPVNIRHPMPYDPDLTTQIAQRYETLEDMDKYRCTIEEREEYEPMINMGVILYAGVDYGKILEQAEQEADVITWDGGNNDFPFYKPDLLITIVDPHRPGHEVSYYPGETNLRMADVVVINKVETADYENIEEVRKNIQKVNPHAIVIDAASPVRVEDMDIIKGKRVLVVEDGPTVTHGEMPYGAGYIAARKAGATIVDPRPYAVGSIEKTFAKYTHLHDVLPAMGYGAEQMKELEKTINKADVDAVVIGTPIDLGRIIKINKPATRVRYDLQEIGKPDLEDVIREFAEKHGLL; encoded by the coding sequence ATGTCACGTAAAAAAGTAATTATCATGGGTGCTGCTGGCCGCGATTTTCATAACTTCAATGTCTTCTTCAGAGATAACGAGGACTATGAGGTTGTGGCCTTCACGGCAGAGCAGATTCCGGGAATTGAAGATCGAATATATCCTCCCGAACTCTCGGGCAGACTGTATCCCGATGGGATCAAGATCTACCCCGAGGAGAAGTTGCCTGAACTGGTCGAGAAATTCAAACCCGAACAATGTGTTCTTGCATATTCCGACCTCCCCTATTCGACAGTAGGCCACAAGATAGCATGGGTGAATTCACTGGGGCCGGATATGCGACTCATGGGCCCAGAAACAACCATGATTAAGAGTAAAAAGCCCGTTCTTGCAGTCTGTGCTATTCGGACAGGTTGTGGAAAGAGCCAGACCTCCCGTAGAGTCAATAAGATTCTCATTGATCTTGGTCTCAAGCCTGTCAACATCAGACACCCGATGCCTTACGATCCTGATCTGACCACACAGATAGCTCAGCGCTATGAGACCCTAGAAGATATGGACAAGTATAGATGTACGATTGAAGAGCGCGAAGAATACGAGCCCATGATCAATATGGGTGTGATCTTGTACGCCGGTGTCGATTACGGAAAGATCTTGGAACAGGCCGAGCAAGAGGCAGATGTCATTACGTGGGATGGCGGAAACAACGACTTCCCATTCTACAAGCCCGACCTGCTCATCACCATCGTTGATCCTCACAGGCCCGGTCATGAGGTCTCGTACTACCCAGGTGAAACCAACCTGCGGATGGCAGATGTAGTTGTCATCAACAAGGTCGAGACCGCAGATTACGAGAATATCGAAGAGGTCCGTAAGAACATTCAGAAAGTTAATCCTCACGCAATAGTGATCGATGCAGCATCTCCAGTGCGAGTTGAAGACATGGACATCATCAAGGGCAAGCGTGTTCTTGTTGTCGAAGACGGTCCAACTGTGACCCACGGTGAGATGCCTTATGGTGCAGGTTACATTGCTGCTCGTAAGGCAGGTGCAACTATTGTTGATCCCCGCCCCTACGCTGTAGGCAGCATCGAGAAGACCTTCGCAAAATACACGCACCTCCATGATGTTCTCCCAGCAATGGGTTACGGTGCAGAACAGATGAAGGAACTCGAAAAGACCATCAACAAGGCCGATGTGGACGCAGTTGTCATTGGGACTCCCATTGATCTGGGCCGGATCATCAAGATCAACAAGCCCGCCACAAGAGTTCGTTATGACCTTCAAGAGATTGGGAAGCCCGACCTTGAGGATGTCATCCGCGAGTTCGCTGAGAAACATGGTCTTTTGTGA
- a CDS encoding VWA domain-containing protein translates to MSSISKIDVAFVVDTTGSMRDDIRAVKDSLFDIVKRITKRTTDISIRFAVVSYRDHPPQDYTYVTKIFDFTDNIKKVHKAISSLRPSEGGDAPEAVADGLHDARTKLSWSADAYKVLLLVGDAPPHGTDYNHLDDDYWPQGCPAGYDPKQEVLELRKQFGSTVFVFVVGCNEIVERSFKMIAEAVEGGQYFPLEDRNKLPEAILQILEGVSDLIEADRKVLSYYATHDGVFDLGEASSELGLEVRQLRTSLSRLLELERIPRWPRGRPLSASQMGIEVQLGKIPDAIIGGKPIKYNIHVRNPSPSVICVRVVASLISEDGISEIINEPHDIGPRSDQEIELTLVPMAFETGKASIRVEVFYGSQSLTSKVYKTRLY, encoded by the coding sequence GTGAGTTCCATCTCAAAGATTGACGTGGCCTTCGTCGTTGACACAACTGGCTCGATGCGTGACGATATCCGTGCAGTCAAGGATAGTCTATTCGATATTGTAAAGCGAATAACTAAACGGACGACGGACATCAGCATCAGATTCGCTGTTGTATCATACCGGGACCACCCACCACAAGATTATACATACGTGACAAAGATCTTCGATTTTACGGACAACATAAAGAAAGTCCACAAGGCCATCTCGTCACTCAGGCCCTCTGAGGGCGGAGATGCCCCCGAGGCTGTTGCTGACGGTCTCCATGACGCACGAACAAAACTCTCATGGTCGGCTGACGCTTACAAAGTACTGCTTCTTGTTGGGGATGCGCCTCCACACGGAACGGACTACAACCATCTTGACGATGACTACTGGCCACAAGGCTGCCCTGCAGGGTATGACCCAAAACAAGAGGTCCTCGAACTGAGAAAGCAATTTGGATCAACAGTCTTTGTTTTCGTTGTAGGATGCAATGAGATTGTGGAGCGCTCCTTCAAGATGATCGCAGAGGCAGTCGAAGGAGGACAATATTTCCCGCTCGAAGACCGAAACAAGCTACCAGAGGCGATCCTACAGATACTTGAGGGCGTGAGCGATCTCATAGAAGCGGACCGCAAGGTGCTGTCATACTATGCGACTCATGATGGCGTCTTTGATCTGGGAGAGGCCTCTTCTGAACTGGGACTTGAAGTAAGACAGCTACGGACTTCTTTGTCACGCCTTCTTGAACTAGAACGTATTCCTCGCTGGCCACGGGGCCGGCCACTCTCAGCATCTCAAATGGGTATTGAAGTACAACTCGGCAAGATCCCAGATGCGATTATTGGTGGCAAACCCATTAAATATAACATTCACGTCAGGAATCCCAGTCCGTCGGTGATCTGTGTTCGGGTCGTGGCCTCCTTGATCTCCGAGGACGGAATATCTGAGATCATCAATGAGCCACATGACATCGGTCCGCGGTCTGATCAGGAGATTGAACTCACACTCGTGCCTATGGCATTTGAGACAGGTAAGGCAAGCATTCGTGTAGAGGTCTTTTATGGTTCCCAATCTCTGACCAGTAAAGTGTACAAGACTAGGCTGTACTAA
- a CDS encoding ATP-binding protein, whose product MIGPRRSGKTFFMYQITESLEAEFGKENMVYVDFEDPLVRVSYSDFIRVLDELIPDRDVLLLDEIQSIEDWASWLRGFHNWRKYHIFVSGSSSKLLDREIVTSLRGRSISRIVFPFSFREIFKYEDLSGRKANALLNRYLEWGGFPRVYLSTDKSELLSAYNDTIFFRDVVERFNVRDIQSARIFRDQLMRNLAQPFSISKTTKFLKSIGISKSKKTLSELLDYFEDAFLIFSVPRFSRSSRGVTQMPKKVYPVDVGLFQPYFSFSESITRRFEAVAAIELHKESLRHGTELFYWQSHEGYEVDFVIRGRRGIEQMIQVCYNIEDEKTRMREERSLLKASRAFDCKRLLVITWDVEDKVEHDGAIINYIPMSKWLLGHANSDH is encoded by the coding sequence ATGATTGGTCCCCGTAGGTCAGGTAAGACTTTTTTCATGTATCAGATTACAGAATCACTTGAAGCCGAATTCGGTAAAGAGAACATGGTCTATGTGGACTTTGAGGATCCGTTGGTCCGTGTTTCTTATTCCGACTTCATACGTGTACTTGACGAGTTGATTCCCGATCGAGATGTTCTCTTACTTGATGAGATTCAGTCTATAGAAGACTGGGCATCGTGGTTGAGAGGGTTTCATAACTGGCGAAAATATCATATATTTGTGAGTGGCTCCAGTTCAAAGCTGTTAGATCGTGAGATTGTGACTTCACTACGCGGGAGGAGTATATCTCGGATTGTCTTTCCGTTCAGTTTTAGAGAGATCTTCAAATATGAGGATCTATCAGGACGAAAGGCCAATGCACTTTTGAATAGATATCTTGAGTGGGGTGGTTTCCCGCGTGTCTATCTCTCCACTGATAAATCCGAGCTTCTCAGTGCCTATAATGACACGATTTTCTTTAGGGATGTAGTAGAGCGTTTTAATGTTCGTGACATTCAGAGTGCACGTATTTTCAGAGACCAGTTGATGCGTAACCTTGCACAACCGTTTTCGATATCAAAGACTACAAAGTTTCTCAAGAGTATTGGTATTTCTAAGAGTAAAAAGACTCTTAGCGAGTTGCTCGACTATTTTGAGGATGCCTTTTTGATTTTCTCTGTCCCACGGTTCTCGCGGTCTTCACGAGGAGTCACGCAGATGCCAAAGAAGGTCTATCCTGTAGATGTGGGACTCTTTCAACCATACTTTTCATTCTCCGAATCAATTACTCGTAGATTTGAGGCCGTTGCTGCAATCGAACTCCACAAAGAATCCCTACGTCACGGAACAGAGTTATTCTATTGGCAGTCCCATGAGGGGTATGAAGTCGATTTTGTGATTCGTGGCCGAAGGGGAATTGAACAGATGATACAGGTATGTTACAATATAGAAGACGAGAAGACACGAATGCGTGAAGAACGATCTCTTCTCAAGGCATCACGTGCCTTTGATTGCAAGAGATTGCTTGTTATCACATGGGATGTCGAGGATAAAGTCGAACATGATGGCGCAATAATTAATTATATCCCTATGAGCAAGTGGTTACTTGGGCATGCGAATAGTGACCACTGA